Genomic segment of Gallus gallus isolate bGalGal1 chromosome 28, bGalGal1.mat.broiler.GRCg7b, whole genome shotgun sequence:
CCCCGGGACGCCCCGCGGGGCCCGCTGCCAGGCCGGGACCCCCGGGAGGAACGGGGAATCGGGGTCTGCCGACGGGGAAGCCTTCCCTGCGCCGGAGAGCggccctcccggccccgcggaCGCCGCCCGCCCTCCCCGAACCGCCGTACCTGCAgtcccggccccgcggcccctCAGCGCGCGGCGCGCCGCCCCATCGCCGGTCCTGCGCCCGTCGGGCAccgccccccgcagcccgcCCGCCCACCCGGGGGCACCGCCGGCCGCCAACCAATCCCCGAGCGGCGTCCCGATGACGTCACGACCCTGTCGCCCAATTGGCCGCGCGGAAGCTCCGCCGGCGTCGCAACGCGACCACGCTGGCAACAGGCGCTGACCAATAGCGGCTCGACTGAGGGGCCGCGCCCCGCCCACTCGCCCAAGGGCACGgacgccccgccccccccgcccggccACGCCGCGGGGCGGTGCTGTGAGGGTGGGGAAGGGGGGCGGGGAGCGGCACCGGGCGGTACTCGGCCGGCACAGCGTGGAGCCGCAGCCGCCGCTCCTACGGCTCAGCCCTGGGCGGAGCGACCCCgcggggaggggaagaaaaaaaaaagggggaaagaggaaggaaaggagaaaaagaggggaaaaagaggaaaaaagagggaaaggggaaggaaggagggaatgaaggggaaaagagaaaaaggggggaaggaaaggggataaaaggggaagaaaggcaaagaaggggggagggaagaggatCCTTCAGTGCAggactcagcagcagcagcgtccgtggctgagctctgctgtgctgctcagagcccatcgCACAGCGCTCTGTGCTGCAGCGCTCACGGAGCCGTCCTCGTACCTGAGCTATGCGACGCGCTCCCCTCTCCCCGGCCGCCATCCAGCAGCCGTTCAGGTCAGCCGAGTTCCGCTCTGATCCgctcaggagcagcagagcgGCGCTGGAGCCGTTCCCTCCCGGCTGCCCACATAAGGCTGTttggagcctggctgcagagCCGGCCTGCCGCACACCTGGCAACGCTGCGGCATTCTGCAGTGCCCAAAGAGGGATTCCTCTCAGCGTTCAATGGGATTTGGGCTGCAAGCGTGCACCCCTTCGCCTCGAGTGCATCCCTGAACAAAGCTGAGAAGAAGAAATGCCATGTGCAATTGGaactgcagctctccagctgcACGTGTTACAGAATTAAAGGCATCCCTTTGGAAGTCTTAACAAAGTGAAAGCCATCCGTTAACCGCCCTTGATTTTATTACATAACCAGACAGAACAGTTGAGACTGGAATGTCAGATTTCCCCTTCAAGTACAATTTACAGTTTCATATTTGCTTTGTATCAGGGTATATTTCAACTCACTAACATGCAGGTAGGTTCACCAAGTGAGGCACAGTCTCGGAATTCAGAAGTATACAGAGCAAAAATTCACTGCAAATTGCTTCACTCGtcttcagagagcagcagaTCATCACCTCCTCCTTTACAGCTTCACCCGGCGCTGCCTCACCGTAACATTCAGTGCTTACTGGAGGGATGCAAGTGTAAGAGAGCCAGTGAGTGATGGACAGCCATCGTCAGAGAGAGTTTTCACAAGCTAGCAAAAGACCGGCTACACGGAGCTGTGATAACATGCCTCCCATTCAGCAAGAACAAAATAGGATGGTCGTTAGCCCTGCTGATGGCAGATCTGTTACACCTGGTGAAGTACAATCATTTGAGAATTACAGTCTGCAATTCGGTCAGACAGAAgaagagggaagcagcaggTTAGTAGTTATGTGAAATCTTAGTATTATGCCTTTTAGGAAAGGTCAAGAAGATTATGCACGAGGTCAATAGTGAAAGAAAAGTTTGAGATGCTGTGGATCTGCAGGAGTTTTACAAAATGTATAAAGTATTGTGTTTCTCTAACAACAACCAAAACCCTTACAAGTGCAGGTATATACATGACATGAAAATATTGCTTCACTCACTCAAaacggggaggggggagagggaattctagagaaaaagcagcatgcaaaataaattctggAACCGGGGGAGGTCCTGCTTTCAGACACTGATCTACAGTACAAAATCAGCCTACTGGTACAGGTCGCAAAAGTTGGTGGTTTTTTGAAAGGAATATGCTGGCACTTACTGTACAATAATGTTAACTGATTAACATAAGCCATGAATAAATATTAAGCCACTCCACAAAgcctgcaccagcagcacaggcatCCGTGGTGGcagaaaaagcaatgcagaCATACTTCATTGTTcccaaataaaacaagaagagagaaagatttCCCAGGCAGGAAACAGTAAACTACACAGCCAGACTAACTGTACTAGTGGTAATTACATCATAAGTCATGTTATTTTCAACAGCTTTCTTAGGTGTGTGCAACCACTAAAAACCTCACTGTGAAACTTGGTTGGGACAGAAAACAGAGCCTTGGGTAGGACAgctatttccttttaatttctccCCCGCGTTTACAGAAACGGGAGAGAAAATCTGACTATGGGAGGAAAAAGCCTTGTAACCTAAATGCAGTTATTTCCTTAGCTGTTACAGTCGAGTCCCCACGATTTGTCTCCCAGAACAAAACTCAAAACCATCTGAGGAGAGCGTTTCATGGGATGATATCCAGCAGCAGATGTTCCAACACAAACATGTCTATCAGATCAGTGCCAACATTTCAAGCCCAAAAGTCATCACATTCAAGGGGATCTTAGAGGCAGGGGAATGTTAGCCCTACAATTTAAGCTCTAAGATGAAAGGAGGAGATTGGGATGGGgtgaaggaaggagggaaggggagtCACTGAATCACAGGAGATAAAGAAGTGCACACAAGTTTCTAAATGAAGCACAGACGAAGTGAGGGGCATCAGAGTCGTCTACAGGAGGTCACAGGTTCTGACAGCACTGGAGTTTGTTGGATTTCTGTCCGTCGGTGGTTGGTGGGACGCTGATGTCGACTACGTTGTTGCCAGGAGACTCATCATGTGCAGACCGGTCTGCAATCTGCTTCTGAGAAACAATGCGGTAGATTTCTGCAATGAGAACAGAGTTGTCAGAGCACAGGAAGGCATTCCCTCCAACAGAGCACGTGCCCATCTCAGAGTGAGCTGCCAGAGACGACGGCTGCACCCAGGAGTGGGCAGATTCCAGCTGTGAAAGGGAACCCAGGCTgaccagctgtgctgtgcaacaTCTGGTTGGctttgcagctctgtgtggATATTCCAGGTCGGCTGGGAAGACCTAAAGATGAGATTCCTTACTGTCTCCCTCCTTCCTGTAACATTCTTTTCAGTGACTCCATGAACAAAGGTGTTGTTAAAATCttttttcaaatgagaaagGAGCAAGGATGTTCATTTCTAAAACAGAGGGGCGACATTATCTAAAACATTGCTGAAAAAGGATGCTTGCAAAACAccatcacacagcagcaatgGCAGCATCCATTTCACCCCTTGGCTTCTGGCACGCTGTCCCTACCAAATTACAGAAACACTTGTTCTTCTCTGTTACAAATCAGTTTCCCCATCCATGGCAGTGGAAAAGAGGTTCCACACGGCCCCATATTGATCTGCGAATGCCATTCCTGACAGAATTCATTTAATTGACTCAAAATAATTCATGCCTGAAAGCACACACAGAACCCCAACTGCTGAAGACAGACTTCCAGGTTAGAAGCGTTCAGAAGGAAACCATTCCACCTGCAGCGCCGGTGGAAAtaagtggaaatatttttatttcactgactGTAAGACCTCATTCCAACTTCCCTCCATTGTGAGACAGGAAAAGGGCAAGCACCTCCCTGGAAGCCTGCAGTAAATATTATGGTCACATTCAAACAGTCACAGCCTCGGGACAGGAACAGCCAAAGCCTTTAACAAGAATTTAAAAGGATGGAGAATTGTAGGGTTTTGGctctttgggttttttgtttgtttgtttgttttgtgttctgttgAGGTTGATTTCTTCTTAAGGAAGCTGCACCTATTTATCCTGCTGAAAATAGAAGCCTGAACCCAACGCTGAGCTCACTGTCACTGGCTGTCTTCAGTCCTTCTTTGCTTACAGGGAAAAAGAGAGGCTGTGCAGATGCTGTGACATCCCCCCTCTCTGGTGCTCAGTGGTGTATTTTAACATTAGCTGTTCAGAGTTATAAGCAAACCCTCTTTTTTTCAAGGTAACATCCACCTGGGTTTTCCCCCCAGCCTCAAACCGATGGCCAGCAAGGAAGCAcctgtcctgctgctccttgctctCTTTCAGTTTCCCCACGGTTTCTCCCAgcccactgctctgcacaggTTTATTTCACTCTCCTAAAACAATGGCTGTCTCCCAGGTGGGAAGAGCCCTTTCAGCACTGCTCATTCTCACTGGCCACATCCCTGCCATACCTGCAACGGTCAACCTCAGCCCTCCTGGGAGCCCAGGATGCTGTCATGAGCAGTGTCTTGAGTTCAGTTTGCCCTGGCCTGACCTCAGCTCAAGTTCTGGCTCTATCTGTCACACGAGGCAGTACTGAACTCTCCTAGAAAAACCTCTGGCCATTTTCTCTACGCAGGGTCAGGCTCAGGATAATTCTACAAGGGAAGACAGGATGGATGGTGATGGCTGAGCCATGCTCAGGGCACTAAATCCATGGATACCATCTCAGAGCACCACACAAGTCACCTCAGATCCAGCCAAGTGTCACAGATAAGCAGCACCTGCTCTCAAGGCCACCCTGCAGAAGAGCTCAGGCCACAGCTGTTCTTCTCTACAGCTTTGTCTCAGCAACAGTATTCTCCAGTTACTTCACCAGCAGCTCAACCCAAATCTTGCTGGGGAGCAGAACGTAACCCACTCTTCACCCATCAGGCTTTTTTGCTCATAGAAGCAGCTTGACtacccttttttcttccccctctgcCCACCTCTTTAACTGTAACACACTTCTGGGATCACAGAGCTGGCCAGACCCAATAATCCCAACATCACAGCTTCTGCCTGCTTGGCTCCACACCTCTGCAAAACAAACCTGAAAGAGTCTTCAAGAATTCACCATATTAAAACTCAGCCATTTCCCTGTAATAGGCTCTCATTCACGTATAATCAAGGAACAGCAATACAAAGCCAATTCTTTGGTCAGCATCCAACAAGCAGCATACATCAAACACTTCCTGACAACCGAGCAGTACCAGAACAAAGGCTCATTCTCATTTAAGTTAAATCAGCACCTTGTcaccaaaagaacaaaaaatgctCAGGAAATGCTCTTCTTGAGACGTGGTGGGACATGTATATCAGACACAACTCCACAAAACAGGGCATAAGGGTgagaatgcagaaataaatttatCCTCCCAGAATTCAGCTATGGTAAGTAGAAGTCAGGAACTGGATCCTGCCAAGTGTCCATGTCATGGTATGGGTCTCAAAGAGCTTTTGAAGGGACACACAAATTGCATGAAGTTTCCCACTCTTCAGGATGAGATTCAGACTGCAGTGGGCAGCCAGAGGTAGAAAGTAACTCAGGATGTGCTCGATAGATCTCTTTCTACTTATGTCACACTGAAATTTAAGGGTTCTTCGCTAATTACCAATTACTTCCATTTCTGCTTGTAGGAGTGGAAGACTATGCTTTGAAACATCAGCAGGTAACTTCCCCATCATGTCCAACAGCATTTTGAGACTGGAGTAACATAAAGTGTGGCAATATGGCAAACTCCTTATCTGTTACAAAAAGGTGTTGGGATATCTATCAGCTCAGAAATCCTCATCATATGACTAATGCAGAATTTAGAGCAGAGCCTCTGAAGGCAGAGATGCTCAAGTTTATCAGGGTTTGTTCCAGTGAGATCTTGCAGGCCCATGCTGGCTTCCTTGTGATGCATGTGGGTGTGCCAGCACTATGGCTCCCAGCACTCTGCTTCTAAGAACTGTCTCAGACACAGAGCTACCCAAATGCAGAGAGTCACTTCAGACTGGGGCCAGAATAATACATCAGAGTTAGAGAACACAGAGTGCTCAAGCATGTAAATGTGCCTCATACTAATGAGGCACTAACACCTAACTAAAGTTAGAGCAAGATTAGGCTAAACCCATTGCAGAAGTTACACACCTCAACTGATGTAACTACAGAGATAAGCAATGTTTATCTGAAGCATCTCCTGCTTTGTGGGTTTCCCACTTTCACCACCTGCAGCCTATATATCTCCCAGTACACATCCTCAacccttcctctttttcttaaCCTTTAACCATAAAACTCAGGCTTATGGGCCCACATCACTctcaaggaaagagaaagttCCCCATGTGCTTTATTTAGCACAAAGCTGAACTGCACCCTCCCAGAGGTCCAATAAGCACTTGGCTAAAGTTTGCCAAATACCAGCTGGAAACTACTGCAAGCCAAtcagcagaactgcttttgccatgcttttgttttttggcttAGCACAATAAGGAGGACTTGCTGCTGTAACCTGAAATAATAAAGCTTTACTGGTGACTCCTAAACCTCACGTGCTCCCTTATTCCAGGAGCAAGGGCTCCATCCCTTCAGATGGGAAATCCCAAGCGCCAGtctgaaagaaaccaaaaccaagACTGCTACTATCTGGAGCCCCTCTGATACGACATGCAGTGAACCTACAGCATAAGCCACAAGGCATTCCCATACATACACAGCAAGTCCTGAAGCTGCAATGAGACACCACGAACTCAGTAACTTCATTTTGGTGTCTGCCCACTATCACATTCCCAGACAGTTCCTGGGGATCTTAAGAGACATTCCCAGAAGGCAAAAACCATGCAGCTTCACTGTCGGTGCATAGCTGCATTCAATGCATCAGCTGAGCATAAGAGTTTAGTATTCTGGACAGAAGTATTACCTACCAGTCAGCTTCAAAGCTAAAGAGCACTCTGGAACATTCCACTTCCTACCAAGGCTGTGGCTTTAGCACCTAGGTTTTCTGCTGGCACAGTACTACTAGGGTTCTTACAACAGCTCAACTGCAATGGCTTCACTTTTTGGAATATTAGGAGCCTAGAATAAATCCAGGTCCTTGGGGAGAACAACACGTGGGATTGGTAAGAGGTAAGGTGAGGCAGGTTGCAAACAAATCATCATTCCCAACGTTCACTTCCAAAACAGTCTCCATAACTTCAAACTGTGCCCATGAAGAAGTTTCACTACTGTGGTAGTTCTGTGGAACCCACAACAAACCATACCTGTAAGGATGTTCTTGAATGCCTCTTCTACATTTGTTGAATCCAGAGCAGAAGTTTCAATAAAAGacaggttatttttttctgtaataaataaCAAGTGGTTCAGTTAGGAACTTtaacagcacttttttttttttttttttttaagggcaaTCAGCCAAGGCatagggctttttttccccatccctatTACTGGAATGACTTGGCGCACCACTGACATAGCTAcatcccttccagcagcagcacctctcaCCACTGCTACTCTGTAGCTTTAGGATATTTTCCTCATTGCAGTTCTTATTCAGTCAAGGCATACATTCTCCCCAGCCTGGTGCAGTGTTATCCTCATCTGGCCACAGACTGCACATAGAAGCAGCTTCAGCAAGAAGCAACAGGGAGTTACAATACCCCTCTGCATTTCATAACGCATGAACAGATGTAAGACTTCCCTAAACAGGCCTCACCTCCAAATTACAACAAACCTTTTGGTAGCAGAGTAATTTTTCTCGACTCTTCGAGCACAAAAGATGCATCTACACACTGCCAATAACAGTGATTAACAACCAAACATCCAAGCTGGAGTTGTACAGTACAGCCTGCCCATACAGACacactgcaggcacagagcttGAACTGTGACACCTGTACCATCCCCAGGTATTTAAAAGTAGGGAGTTAGGGGCAAAAAGTAAGGTGTTGAACCACAAGATCAAAGTAATGCTCTAACCAGGGTGCCTACTAATTTGTTTGATTCTCTTATACAGATTTTGCCTCTCATTCAGCTGGAAATTTAAAAGCAGCTTCCCTATACACTGGGTACTCGCTTACTAGTGAAGCTGAGGAAATGCATTTAAGCAAGCCCTGGTAATATTCCTAGAAGGATTCTAAAGGCCATATATTTAAATTCCAGCCCCATGCTTGATATGCACAACTGTAAATTGAATGTCTGTTGGCCTATTCAGGCACAAGAATATTTGATCAGTCCTCTGCAAGataaggaagagagagaagtaaCACAGTGGCAGCAGCTCACATAACCAACTAGACTTTTCCCAAAACAAATGATAACCTCCAAGTCTGGTGATGAGTGCCTTTAAATGACACTAGATGATACTACTATCCAGGTTAGTGCTCTGGGGCAGAAACTGCACTATCTAAGAGAAGGTTCAGAATTCATTTGCAGCTCTCCATAGAACCAGGCCTCTAGGAATGAAGGAAAGACATTTTGTATTGTGATATTTGACATCTATATGTGGTATTTTCTCCTctaaacataaaaaaacatGCTGTTTTTTAGCCTTCCTAGAGGAAGTGTTTATGCTTCAGATATCAGGCAGCTCAAGGACAGTGTTTTACAAACATGTGCTACCAAGAGATTTAACAAGAGAAAACACCATCCGCTACTTAACAAGCCAGCTACAAAACCTTCAATACCCCTTTTTTCACACCAAAATAAGCATAAGGCAAAAGCTAAATATTGGACAAAGATTCCAGTCTGCACCACTGAACGTGAGAAAGCACCTGAGGACACTGCATACCAACCTGCAAAAGCACGGGCCTCGTcggtgggcacagccctcagGTGGCGGAGGTCGCTCTTATTGCCCACCAGCATGATGACGATGTTGTTGTCTGCGTGAtccctcagctccttcagccagcGCTCCACGTTCTCATAGGTGAGATGTTTGGCAATGTCATAGACGAGAAGGGCCCCGACAGCGCCGCGGTAATACCTGAGAGCACACGAAGGCACATTCCTTCAGAGAGGTCCAACAAACCCACGTCTGGTTCTCCCattcagaaagctgtgctgatgCAAGTACTGCAGTTTTGAAcgcttggttgtttttttttttcatcttttaacaACCATCCCCTGAAAACGAGTTCCAaatgttttgttgggttttcgGTGACGTTATAACTTACCTTTCAACTGGGAAAAATAACTCTTGGTGAAATGGCAGTACTTGTTGCTGACCTTCCTGTCCCCCCAGAGAAGTTGGAGACCCCAGGCTATGCTAACACACCCCAGAACAGTCTGCCCCCAGCACATTTCAACACAAGCCAAGGGCTCAGCACAACACAGCAAACACCAATCACCACCCTTGTGACATCCACAATCCTCACCCACACAACCCAACTGTATCTCTCCTGCTCTACCAGCACCTTTTTGCTGTGCCACCAAACTACTGGCATCCACTTCTGCATTACTCTGCTTTCCCATTCTCTTGCTACATATCATTCCCTTTGGACTGTGCCTTTCTATTTCTCTCCCGTTTTGACCTAACCCATACACCCTAGGAAGAACAATTCCCCTCACTTTAAGGCTCACATACATGGCTTCACCTGTGCATTATTCAACAACAAGTTCGGACCTTCAGAAAGCGATACATTCCTAACACTGAAATTTCAACCCTGCAATACTCAGGCCTGCCATTAGCT
This window contains:
- the RAB11B gene encoding ras-related protein Rab-11B is translated as MGTRDDEYDYLFKVVLIGDSGVGKSNLLSRFTRNEFNLESKSTIGVEFATRSIQVDGKTIKAQIWDTAGQERYRAITSAYYRGAVGALLVYDIAKHLTYENVERWLKELRDHADNNIVIMLVGNKSDLRHLRAVPTDEARAFAEKNNLSFIETSALDSTNVEEAFKNILTEIYRIVSQKQIADRSAHDESPGNNVVDISVPPTTDGQKSNKLQCCQNL